In Drosophila bipectinata strain 14024-0381.07 chromosome 2R, DbipHiC1v2, whole genome shotgun sequence, one genomic interval encodes:
- the Su(z)2 gene encoding LOW QUALITY PROTEIN: protein suppressor 2 of zeste (The sequence of the model RefSeq protein was modified relative to this genomic sequence to represent the inferred CDS: inserted 3 bases in 2 codons; substituted 1 base at 1 genomic stop codon), with amino-acid sequence MSQDIMTEPVSRMRDVRQFHDLITCGICRGYMVDPTTVDDCYHTYCRSCILKHLLRVPYCPECKRSRGKEISEITEFNLRSDDMLRTLIYKMVPGLYQRECQALADFEEQHKDLVDEKSPLHQEFFTATELVSLSLEYHPAMLQQCGAGEVPPTIYLQCAAGLRVELLKRFLCSKYNIEADNKLVEVEVTYEDEVLPSHFTLMDVGYCYKWSRQSPMAFCYRILLYESERAKNDENNLSRINQDIEPGQTVRRPKAAKSVSFAEDLESEMDSVSPRSKARSNKTSPKVSPQSKGKRLAKKEAEPEPVSTFKSLRSNDMRYSDYAVPKVKSEPEQELPDTQREQPLEANANIVVSIPPSQLIKSYGDVEDFELKTANRKVSGNLPKLKIELNSMKSKLSMPLSAHGRLEDTSASASAQQLDLETYAKNIGLKPIEQPAALGVSDTKYSPNASPMSSCSSSTNGSTSSLGTADASTSTSTSSHRKRKKKHSKEPKDANGKRKKLHAEISSQTDGKMKVKITSTPKHKLDLKRSHSIAGGELALQQLKLDERSINSSSTSDVLNRTLGEEARSISSLVVGGAPTPPPTPTTEALVQQPPQVVVAKPKEMPSLPTSPPLPPSLFKAYTPSATPTIPAKTKVAPQHQHQQQQLHQLQQQQHQAHAAQVKTSPAAKPPLSNNNNRKLSGGHFAVPQAPGNRNLYHMQRYLSTPSSIASAANKQPKRSLSLDESHPAKQARFQEAQAMANYTAKKFLLSSQTATYLPNPQPRLYGPDMNSKTPMPLLCPTSMSLAGSSLGSGSVTITARPRANQLGYPYVPEASNQIPALEIVRLGPGNKPGGPKAMPPLSPPAASSSAASRLMGPPAALPSKNSLKMPMPLPMPMTTIPTIVKSPPLSVALSGQRGNNNNNKGNNSNNNAAYRTSPPALINLRNTAPHSATFPSKLQQQQSGKVEANSKKSPPAGTANGTASLESKSKTSLREFRPAVTAGAKDADILDLSANPGRNNQQPNHXNKISNNNNNNYSNNNTNNNNXSNSLEAALNKIKQNISANSNGGNAAVVVAASTTSSNGNGSSNTTNSKNNNNNNSSSSNKSNNNTNGNNTGDDLQNLHMLSESATAREKISIKVASFENKPKNANANALVRPQNASVRSIPNPSALAFRNQPATATTTATTTTNISKPLTVKAEDRSSKGLLSPNSTTTTTNNNNTNNTNNNNNSSSSSSNNAATSPRAMTKKPTTIDQVAANLNIRAEAKAAALAEEAPPVLSSRTSKSPELAKTTTATSSRPEPKETSAGGAITVSAASTLLPMPVATVSSSSVAEPMSKPPVQIAATDTLAPVASSAXSPAFLWLCGTQMYLVAPLENLQDTTNNQSQFLNLAPEEKCNLSNQ; translated from the exons ATGTCACAGGACATCATGACGGAGCCGGTTTCTAGGATGCGGGATGTACGTCAGTTCCATGATCTGATCACCTGTGGCATATGCCGGGGATACATGGTCGATCCAACCACAGTGGATGACTGCTATCATACAT ATTGTCGCAGTTGCATACTGAAGCACCTGCTGCGTGTGCCCTATTGTCCCGAATGCAAGCGGAGCCGGGGCAAGGAGATCAGCGAGATCACCGAATTCAATCTGAGATCGGATGATATGTTGCGGACCCTCATCTACAAAATGGTGCCGGGTCTCTATCAACGGGAGTGCCAGGCGCTGGCCGATTTCGAGGAGCAGCACAAGGACCTGGTGGATGAGAAGTCACCGCTCCACCAGGAATTCTTCACCGCCACGGAGCTAGTGAGCTTGTCGTTGGAATACCATCCCGCCATGTTGCAACAGTGTGGTGCGGGCGAGGTGCCACCCACCATTTACTTGCAATGTGCCGCGGGCCTGAGGGTGGAGCTGTTGAAACGCTTCCTCTGCTCCAAGTACAACATTGAGGCGGACAACAAACTGGTCGAGGTGGAGGTCACCTATGAGGATGAGGTCCTGCCCTCCCATTTTACGCTCATGGATGTGGGCTATTGCTACAAATGGAGTCGG CAATCGCCGATGGCCTTTTGCTACCGGATTCTGCTCTACGAGAGCGAACGGGCAAAAAACGATGAGAATAACCTATCGAGGATTAATCAGGACATTGAACCAGGCCAGACAGTGCGTCGCCCCAAAGCGGCCAAGTCGGTGTCCTTTGCCGAGGACCTCGAGTCGGAAATGGACTCCGTCTCACCGCGTTCCAAGGCGCGGAGTAACAAGACCTCGCCGAAGGTATCCCcccagtccaagggcaagcgtttggccaaaaaggaagCGGAACCGGAACCCGTTAGCACTTTCAAGAGCCTGCGCAGCAATGACATGCGATACAGCGACTATGCCGTGCCCAAGGTGAAGAGTGagccggagcaggagctgCCAGATACCCAGCGGGAACAGCCTCTGGAGGCCAACGCCAACATTGTGGTCAGCATACCGCCCTCGCAACTCATCAAGTCCTACGGAGATGTCGAAGACTTCGAGCTGAAGACGGCCAATCGCAAGGTGTCCGGGAATCTGCCCAAGCTCAAGATCGAGCTGAACAGCATGAAGAGCAAGCTGAGCATGCCGCTGTCGGCCCACGGCCGTCTGGAGGACACCAGTGCGTCCGCTTCGGCCCAGCAGTTGGACCTGGAGACGTATGCCAAGAACATTGGCCTGAAACCGATCGAACAGCCTGCGGCTTTGGGCGTCAGCGATACCAAGTACAGTCCCAATGCCTCGCCCATGTCCTCGTGCTCCAGCTCCACCAACGGCTCCACCTCCAGCCTGGGCACTGCCGATGCCAGTACCTCCACAAGTACCAGTTCGCACCGGAAGCGGAAGAAGAAACACTCCAAGGAGCCGAAGGATGCCAACGGTAAGCGGAAGAAGCTCCATGCGGAGATATCCTCGCAAACGGATGGAAAAATGAAGGTGAAGATCACATCGACGCCGAAGCACAAGCTGGACTTGAAGCGCTCCCATTCGATAGCTGGAGGAGAGCTGGCTCTCCAGCAGCTGAAACTGGACGAGAGGAGCATCAATTCCTCCTCGACGTCGGACGTCCTGAACCGGACCCTGGGCGAGGAGGCGCGCAGCATTAGCAGTCTGGTGGTGGGTGGAGCTCCTACCCCGCCGCCCACACCAACAACGGAAGCGTTGGTCCAGCAGCCACCCCAGGTGGTAGTGGCCAAGCCCAAGGAGATGCCCAGTCTGCCGACGTCGCCGCCCCTTCCTCCCAGCTTGTTTAAGGCCTACACGCCCAGTGCGACTCCCACGATTCCGGCTAAGACCAAGGTGGCGCCCCAGcaccagcatcagcagcagcagctgcaccagctccaacagcagcagcatcaggcACACGCCGCCCAGGTGAAGACAAGCCCCGCCGCCAAGCCCCCcttgagcaacaacaacaaccgcaaGCTGTCGGGCGGACACTTTGCGGTGCCACAAGCGCCCGGCAACCGGAATCTGTACCACATGCAGCGGTATCTGTCCACACCCAGTTCCATAGCCAGTGCGGCCAACAAGCAGCCGAAGCGATCGCTCTCGCTGGACGAGTCGCATCCCGCCAAGCAGGCCCGCTTCCAGGAGGCCCAGGCCATGGCCAACTACACGGCCAAGAAGTTTCTGCTGAGCAGCCAAACGGCAACCTATCTGCCGAATCCCCAGCCCCGTCTCTACGGTCCGGACATGAACAGCAAGACCCCAATGCCACTACTGTGTCCCACCAGTATGTCTCTGGCCGGTTCTAGCTTGGGCAGTGGCTCGGTCACCATTACGGCCAGGCCAAGGGCCAATCAACTGGGCTATCCTTATGTTCCCGAGGCCAGCAATCAGATTCCGGCTCTGGAAATCGTGCGACTGGGACCTGGCAACAAGCCGGGAGGACCAAAGGCCATGCCGCCGCTTAGCCCGCCGGCAGCCTCGTCCTCGGCGGCCAGTCGGTTGATGGGACCACCGGCAGCACTGCCCAGTAAGAACTCCCTGAAGATGCCAATGCCGCTGCCCATGCCAATGACCACAATACCGACGATTGTCAAGTCACCCCCGTTGTCAGTGGCATTGAGTGGTCAGAggggcaacaacaacaacaacaagggtaacaacagcaacaacaatgctGCTTATCGGACATCACCGCCTGCATTAATAAATCTGCGCAATACAGCACCACACTCTGCAACATTTCCATCAAagttgcaacagcaacaaagtgGAAAGGTAGAGGCCAATTCAAAGAAATCCCCGCCAGCCGGTACTGCCAATGGTACTGCCTCATTGGAGTCCAAGTCGAAAACGAGTTTGCGAGAGTTTAGGCCAGCAGTAACAGCAGGAGCTAAGGATGCCGACATACTTGATTTATCAGCAAATCCAGGAAGGAACAACCAACAACCTAACC GCAACAAAatttccaacaacaacaacaacaactacagcaataacaacaccaacaacaacaa aagtaaTAGCCTAGAGGCAGCCTTGAATAAAATCAAACAGAATATATCCGCCAACAGTAATGGTGGTaatgctgctgttgttgttgctgcatcTACCACTTCTAGTAATGGCAATGGTAGTAGCAACACTACCaactctaaaaacaacaacaacaacaacagtagcagtagcaacaaaagcaacaacaacaccaatgGTAACAACACCGGCGATGATCTACAAAATCTGCATATGCTCTCGGAATCGGCAACGGCCCGGGAAAAGATCTCGATAAAGGTGGCCAGCTTTGAGAATAAGCCAAAAAATGCCAATGCCAATGCACTGGTGAGACCACAGAATGCTTCAGTTAGGAGCATACCGAATCCCTCGGCTCTGGCCTTTCGCAATCAGCCGGCCACCGCGACTACAACAGCAACGACTACGACCAATATTAGCAAGCCGTTGACTGTAAAAGCCGAGGACAGATCTAGCAAAGGATTACTGAGTCCTAatagcaccaccaccaccaccaacaacaacaatactaacaacaccaacaacaacaacaacagtagtagtagtagcagCAACAATGCTGCCACATCCCCACGTGCAATGACCAAGAAACCCACGACCATTGATCAAGTGGCTGCCAATTTGAATATTCGGGCCGAGGCCAAGGCAGCCGCTCTCGCCGAGGAGGCGCCACCCGTGCTCAGTAGCCGTACCTCCAAGTCCCCGGAACTGGCCAAGACCACCACGGCGACAAGTTCGCGACCGGAACCCAAGGAGACATCCGCCGGTGGTGCCATCACGGTTTCGGCTGCCAGCACATTGCTGCCCATGCCGGTGGCGACAGTGTCCTCCAGTTCGGTTGCGGAACCCATGTCCAAGCCTCCCGTGCAGATCGCCGCCACCGATACACTGGCTCCTGTGGCGAGTTCCGCTTAGTCACCAG CGTTTCTTTGGCTGTGCGGAACGCAAATGTATCTTGTGGCGCCGCTGGAGAATCTACAAGATACAACCAACAACCAGTCGCAGTTTCTCAACCTCGCTCCCGAAGAAAAGTGCAATTTAAGTAACCAGTAA